The stretch of DNA AGAAGGCGCTGGAGGCATTCCGGCAGAAGATCAGGCAACTTACTCGTCGATCAGGTGGACGCAGCATTGCCGAGGTAATTGATGGGCTGCGTAGCTACGTATTGGGATGGAAAGCATATTTCGGACTGGCGCAAACCCCGACTGCCCTGCGAGAGCTGGACAAGTGGATGCGCCACCGTCTACGTGCAATTCACCTGAAACAGTGGCGATGTGGGCCTACCATCTATCGAGAGCTGCGAAAGTTGGGGGCAACGCCGAAAGTCGCTGCTCTGGTTGCGGGGAACAACCGCAGCTGGTGGCGCAACAGCAGGCTTGCCCTGAACAACGTCCTGACGATTGGCTACTTCGACCGCCTTGGCATGCCTCGCCTCACTTAACCTCAACTACTCGAACCGCCCGGTGCGGACCCGCATGCCGGGTGGTGTGGGAGGGGTCGGTCAGCATGCTGACTGCCCCTATCCCGATTGTGGACGCCCGTTTAGAACGAGTGACGCACACCCACGTTGAACACCGACGGATCGGCGCCGAGCGCGGTGGCCGGCGGTGCGAAGCTGCCGCCCGGAGAGACCAGGCCGAAGGCTGCGCGGCCGTTGTTGCGCAGGTGGGAGTAGGAGCTGTACAGGTTGGTGCGCTTGGACATGGCGTAGCTGTAGGCAACCGAGATGCCATTGCCCTTGGCGCCGGTTTCCAGCTTCTGCTGGTGGCCGGTCAGGTGGAACTTGTTCGGGCCTGCGGTGTAGGTGGCGCCCAGGGAGATGTACTTGAACTCGTTGTTCGCGCCGGTCGGGTCGGCTTCCATGTAGACCCCGCGCACGTCGATGACGCCGAAGTTGTAGCCGGCGCCGAAGGTGTATTCCTTGTCGTCGCCGGTGGCCAGGCGCTCGGTCTGCTGGTAGCCCGCGCCCAGGTACAGCGGGCCGTTCTTGTACTCGACCGCGGCGCCGACCAGGTTGCCCGACGGGTCATTGGTCTGGCGTTCGCCGGCGCTGTAGGCGGCCAGGAAGGTCAGGCCGCTCAGGTCGTTGCTCTTGTAGTTCACCGAGTTCGACAGGCGGCGGGTCAGGCGGCCGTTGCCGAAGCCGGTCAGGGCCGAGCCGTAATAGGCATGGCCGAGCGGGTCGGCCGACTGGGCCACCGCGGCGATCGGGCCGTATTCGCGGCCGATGGTGACGGTGCCGAAGGAACCCTGCAGGCCGACGACGGCGCGGCGCTGGAACAGGCCGGCGGCATCCTGGGCGCCGGTGTCGATGGCGTAACCTGCTTCGATGTTGAAGAGCGCCTTCAGGCCATTGCCCAGGTCCTCGGTGCCACGGAAGCCGATGCGGCTGGTGCCCTGGGTGCCCGAGCTGATCACGGTGCGGCTGTCTTCACCCGGCGCGTCGGTGTCTTCGATGCCGACCGAGGCGTCGGCGACGCCGTAGATCTGGACGCTCGTTTGCGCCTGGGCGGCTGCCAGCGGCAGGAGGGACAGCATGGCGATGGCCAGACTCTTCTTTTTCATTGATATCTCCAGTGTGGATGGATGAATGGTGTTTCCGAACGCCGTTCTCTTTGTCTTTTGAATATTTGACAGAAACGTACAGTTGCAAAAAGCTTACATTACCAGTGCAGTCGAAATGATGCCACGATTCATTAGCTCTTTGCTTATTCGGTTTTGTAGAAGCATGTGCGCGTGGCCAAAAAGCTGCACGATCCAGCACAAACTAAGTGGTTCTACTTAGCACAGTGTTGTAAATGCGTAACGAAACCACCGATCAGCAAGGGCGAGCTACGTTGCGCGGGCATGTCTGCACACCATGTTAGGATCGGCGCATCGACCCTCCCAAGGACAAGAACAACGTGCGTACCGGTATCACACAAGCCCCCTTCGGCACACTGCCGAACGGCGAAGCCATCACCCAGTTCACGCTCACCAATGCCGGCGGCATGGTGGCCAGGATCATCGACTTCGGCGGCATCATCACCGAGCTGCACGCGCCCGATCGCGACGGGCGGCTGGCCGACGTGGTGCTGGGTTTCGACACGCTCGCACCCTATGTGTCCGACAGCCCGTATTTCGGGGCCCTGATCGGGCGCTACGGCAACCGCATCGCCAAGGGCCGCTTCACGCTCGACGGCCGGGAAGTCGCACTGCCGGTCAACAACGGCAACAACCACCTGCACGGCGGCGTTCCCGGCTTCGACAAGGTGAAGTGGCAGGCCACGGTGGAAGGCGACAGCCTGCGCCTGGCCTACACCAGCCGCGACGGCGAGCAGGGCTATCCGGGCACGCTCCAGGTCACCGTGGTGTATGCGCTGCTCGATACCGGCGAACTGGTGGTGCGCTTCCATGCGGTGACCGATGCGCCCACGCCGGTCAACCTGACCCAGCACAGCTACTTCAACCTGGCCGGCGGCGGCGACATCCTCGGGCACGTCCTCGGCATCGATGCCGATGCGTTTGTCGCCATCGACGAGGAATCGATTCCGACCGGGGCGCTGGCGCCGGTCGAGGGCACGCCTTTCGATTTCCGCACGCCGCGTCCGATCGGTTCGCGCATCATGGATGACGACGTCCAGCTGCGCAACGGCCAGGGCTACGACCACTGCTTCGCGCTCAACAAGCCGCATGGCAAGGGCATGACGCTGGCCGCCCGCGCGCTCGAGCCGCATTCCGGCCGGGTGCTGGAGCTGTTCACCGAAGAACCGGGCGTGCAGTTCTACAGCGGGAACTTCCTGGACGGCTCGCTCACCGGCAAGGGGCAGACCTATGCCTACCGCAGCGGCTTCTGCCTGGAGCCGCAGCACTTCCCGGATTCGCCCAACCAGCCGCATTTCCCGAACGTGATCCTGCGTCCGGGCGAGGTGTACCAGACCGAGTCGCGCTTCCGCTTCTCTGTCGATTCCGCTGTCGATGCGAGCGCCCGCCAGGCTTGATCGACCATCACTCCAGCGAGATACCCAGGCGCTCGATCAGGCCGTCGCGGTCCTGGTGCAGCGCCATCAACGCTGTCTCGTTCTCGAACAGGAAGCGGTAGCGCGCCTGCTTGCCGCTTCCTTCGCTGCTGCGTGCCAGCACCTCCACCGTGCGCAGCGCACCGTAATCGCGGAACTCGGCCGCGATCTGCGTGACCCAGCGTTGGTTGTAGCGGCCGCGTTCGCTGGCCGACAGTCCCTCCGGGATGCGGCCGGCGAGCAGCGCTTCCATCGCCTTGCGCGCGCGGTCGGTGCCGGCCGGATCGCGGTCGGCGATGGCCGGCGGACGGGGCGTCGCCAGTGCCGGCACGTAGTGGGCGGCGGCCAGGTCGGCGATCTTGCCCTGGCGCGCCGCCGCCGAATTGGCCAGTACCACCACGGTCATGCGCTGGTCGGGATAACGCTGGAGGGCGGCCTTGAAGCCTTGCCAGGCGCCGCCATGCTGGACCACACGGTGGCCATTCTGGCTGCCCAGGTACCAGCCCAGGCCATAGGGTCCGCTGCTGCCGTCGTTCAGGCGCGCCGGCGTCCAGCTGGCCTCCTTGGCGCGGGCGTCCAGGACGGCCTCGCCATCCAGCGCCATGCTCCAGCGCGCCAGGTCGCGCGCGCTCAGCGCGATGGTGCCGTCCGCGGTCCGGTTCAGGCTGGGCGCCACCCAGCGCTGGTTCTGCAGCTTGCCGTCGATGCGCTCGTAGCCGGCGGCGCGTCCCGGCACGATGTCGGCTTCGCTGATCACGCCGGCGGTCTTCATACCGAGCGGGGCGAAGATGCGCTCCTCCAGCTGGTCGCCGAAGAACTTGCCGCCGACCCGCCTGGCGATGAAGCCGAGCAGGTGGTAGCCGGCGTTGCTGTACGCGAAGCGCTCGCCGGGGGCGGACAGCAGCGGCATCGATGCTTCGAGCGCGATCAGTTCCTCGTCCGTGTAGTCCTTGCGCAGGTCGATCTTCGTGTATGGATCGCCCAGGCCGGAGGTGTGCGTGAGCAGGTGGCGGATCGTGATGCCTTTCCATGCTGTCGGGGTGTTGTCCAGGTAGCGCGAGATCGGGTCGTCGAGTTTCAGCTTGCCGTCCTTCTCCAGCAGCAGGAACAGCGCGGCCGTGAAGGTCTTGCCGGTCGAGGCGACCTGGAACACGGTGTCGGGCGTGACCGGCACGCCGTGCTCCACGTTGGCCAGGCCATAGCCCTGTGCGCGGACGATCTTCCCGTCCTTGACCACCACCAGGGCCAGGCCCGGGACCTGGCGGCTCTGCATCATGCCTCGAATGGCATCGTCGAGCGCATTGCGATATTCTCCTGCATGAATGGAAACGGAGCGCATTGTAAGGGCCGGGACGTTGACATTCATGCCAATCATCGCGGAATATCTGCCACGATGAGCATTCCACCCGACACGCATACCGGTACCGGCGCCGGCGCCGGCACATCCGGCATCGACATCTGGCTGCTGGTGTTCCCGAACTTCATGCTGCTGGACGCGACCGGCCCGATCCAGGTCTTTTCCACCGCCAATGACGAAGCCCGGGATGCCGGACGTGCGCCGCCCTACCGGCTGCACCTGGTCGCCGACGGCGGCGGGCAGCTAGCGTCGTCGTCCGGCATCGCGGTCATGACCGCGCCGCTGCCGTCCGCACTGCCGGCCGGCGCCACCCTCGTCGTCTCCGGCGGAAAGCTCGCCGACTTGCCGGCCGAGGGCAGCGTTCTGCTTGACTGGGTCAGGCAGGCCGACAGTACGACGGCGCGTACCTGCGGCGTGTGCACCGGCGCCTTCGTGCTGGCCCGCGCCGGCCTGCTCGCCGGCCGCCGCGCCGCCACCCATTGGCAGGAAGTCCCCGATCTGCGGATCCAGCATCCGGACCTGGCGGTCCAGGACGACGCCTTCACCGTCAGGGACGGCAAGTACCATACCTCGGCCGGCATCAGCGCGGGCATGGACCTGGCGCTCGACCTGGTCGAGGAAGACCTGGGCCGCGCCGCGGCGCTGGCGGTGGCGCGGCGGGTGGTCATGTTCCTGAAGCGCCCCGGGGGCCAGCGCCAGTTCGGTTCCCGCATGCCGCCGCCTGGCGCAGAGCAGGGCACCTGCGCCATACTCACGGCCTGGCTGCGTCCGCGTCTGCAGCAGGACATCGAGGTGGAAGACATGGCCGCGGCCTGCGCGCTGTCGGTGCGCACCCTGCACCGGCGGCTGCGCCAGGAAGCCGGCATCACGCCCGCCCAGCTGCTGGCGCGCCTGCGCCTGGACGCCGCCTGCCGGCTGCTGGAGCGGCCGGGCATGACGGTCAAGCGGGCGGCGCGCGACAGCGGCCATGGCACGGAATACAACCTGCGCCGCGCGTTTTCGATGCAACTCGGGGTGCTGCCCAGCGAGTATCAGGCGCGTTTTGCATGACCCTGTCTATCGCGCGCGGCTCATCTGGATAGCTCGTTATAATCGTCCGATTACAAAAAAGTTGGCGGCGATACAACAAACCACGGCGACAGGTTTCCCACCCCTGCGACCGGACACCGCGTGGAATCGAACCGGGACTATCCTGATGAGTAACGAAAGCAGTCTTTCTCTTCTGCCCGAAGGCAGCGCGACGTTGCCCGGCCAGGCCATCGAACGTCCCTGGCCCATCTTCCCTTCCGTAAAACCCGACAGCTGGCCGGAAGGCATGCAGGCCATCGCCGACCTGATCGTCGCATCGCAGTTTCCGATGGCGATCGCCTGGGGTCCCGAGCTCAGGCTGTTCTATAACGACGCTTATGCCGCCCTGCTGGGCGACGAGCATCCGGGCGCCATGGGCCAGCCCTTGCCGCTGGTGCGTCCCGAGCTGTGGCCACGCCTGCAGCCTTTTGTCATGGAAGCCTTGTCGGGCCAGCCGGCGCAGTTCGAGAATGCGCTGCTGGAGTTCTACCGCAACGGCAAGCTGGAGCGGCGCTATTTTTCGTCCTCGATCACGCCGGTACGCCACGATGGCGAGATCATCGGCGTGTATTTCGTATTGTCCGACTGCACCTCGCGTGTGCTCGCCGAGCAGCGCCATGCCTTCCACCTGAAGCTGAGCGACACGCTGCGCGGCCTGGTCGACGCGGTGCACGTGATGCAGGCCGCCAGCCGGCTCACCGGCGAATACCTCGGCGTGGCGCGGGTCGGCTACGGCGAGGTCGACATCTCGGGCCGCCTGGTGAGTGTGGAGCGCGACTGGACCGACGCCGGCATCGCCAGCCTGGCGGGAGAATCGCGCGAACTCGACAGCTTCGGGCCGGCCATCATCGACCAGCTGCGCCGCGGGCGCACGCTGCGCCTGGACGACGTCGCCCTCGACGAACATGCGGCGCCCTATGCGGCCGGCTACGCCAGCATCGGCGCCCGGTCGATGATCATCGTGCCGCTGATCGAAGAGGGGCGCCTGGCGGCCATCTTCTACCTGCACGAGCAGCGCGCGCGCCACTGGAGCGACCAGGAGGCCGCGCTGGCTGAGGACGTGGCGCGCCATACCCGCGAGGTGGTGCGGCGCGCGCGCGTCGAGGAATCGCTGCGCGACGAGAAGCGCGTGCTCGAGATGGTCAACCGCACCGGCCAGGCGCTGGCCTCGACCCTCGACCTGGGCACGCTGCTGCAGGCGATCACCGACGCCGGCACCGAGCTGGCGGGGGCGCGCTTCGGCGCCTTCTTCTACAGCGCCGAAGACGAGCAGGGCGAACGGCTGCAGCTGTACACCTTGTCCGGCGCCCTGCGCGAGGACATGGAGCGCCTCGGCATGCCGCGCGCCGCCGGGATTTTCCGCCCCACCTTCAGGGGCGAAGGCGCGATCCGCAGCGACGATATCGGCCGCGATCCGCGCTTTGCGCAACTGGGCCCCGATCGGCTGGCGGAGGCCGGCCTGCCACCCGGCCACCCGGCGGTGCGCAGCTACCTGGCGGTGCCGGTGGTGTCGCGCGCGGGGCGGGTGCTGGGCGGGCTTCTCTTCGGCCACCCGGAACCGGGCGTGTTCACCGAGCGCACCGAGCGCATCATCGCCGGCGTGGCCGGCCAGGCCGCGATCGCGATGGACAACGCGCGCCTGTACGAGGTGGCGCAAAGGTCGGCGCAGGAACGCGATGCGCTGCTGCAGAGCGAGCGTGCGGCGCGCGTGCAGGCCGAGCGCCTCAGCCACACCAAGGACGAATTCCTGGCGATGCTGGCGCACGAGCTGCGCAATCCGCTGGCGCCGATCAGCAGTTCGGCCAGCCTGCTGTCGATGCAGTTCAAGGACGAACCGCGCATCCGCCAGACCAGCACCATCATCAGCCGCCAGGTGCGCCACATGAGCCGCCTGATCGACGACCTGCTGGACGTGTCGCGCGTCACCCGCGGCCTCGTCAAGCTCAAGCTGGACGTGGTCGACTTCCGCGACATCGTCTCGGGCGCGCTCGACCAGGCCCGCCCGCTGCTCGAAGAAAAGAGCCACGAAGTGCAGCTGGCCTTGCCGCCCGGTCCGGTGTACGTGCGCGGCGACCAGACCCGCCTGGTGCAGAGCGTGACCAATATTCTCAACAACGCGGCCAAGTACACCCAGAAGGGCGGACGCATCGCGCTGGCGCTCGACAGCGGCGATGGGCGCATGTGCCTGCACATCAGCGATAACGGTTCCGGCATGCCGCCCGAGCTGCTGCCGAACGTGTTCGACCTGTTCACGCAGGGCGCACGCACCCTGGCGCGTTCGCAGGGCGGGCTCGGGCTGGGCCTGACCCTGGTCAAGCGCCTGGTCGAGCTGCACGGCGGCGAGGTCGGCGCGCACAGCGAGGGCGTCGGCCTGGGCAGCCGTTTCACGCTGGCGCTGCCCTGCGCGGATGCGGCGCCCGGCGCCGGCGCGGCGGCGGGGCCGCTGCAGGAAGAGAGGGCAAGGCTGGACCGGCCGCTGCGCCTGGTGCTGGTGGACGACAACGCCGATGCGGCCGACAGCCTGTCGCAGCTGCTGGGCGTGCAGGGCTACCATACCGCGGTCGAGTACGACGCACGCTCGGCCCTGCGCCGCGCGCGCGCCGAGCGCCCGGACGCCATGCTGGTCGACATCGGCCTTCCCGATATCGACGGCTACCACCTGGCGCAGCAGCTGCGCGCGATGCCGGAAACGCGCGACACCGTGCTGGTGGCGATCACGGGCTACGGCCAGGCCCGGGACCGCGAGCGCGCCATCGAGGCCGGCTTCGCCCACCACCTGGTCAAGCCGGTGGACATGACGGCGCTGGGGCGCATCCTGGAGTCGGTCGGCGCCAGCGCGGCGCAGGCGGCGCTTCCCGCGACCGCGGCCTGAGGCAGTCCTGCGGCCGCGGCGGCGAGGCTTTATCATGGGCGTCCCGTCCCTGAAAGGATCAGCATGTCCAGTTATGTCATTACCGCTCCCGTCCAGCCCTCGCTGGCCGTGGCGGGCAGCGAGGAACGCTTCCCGATCCGCCGCGTGTTCTGCGTCGGCCGCAACTACGGCGCCCATGCGCGCGAGATGGGGAGCGACCCGGACCGCGAGCCGCCCTTCTTCTTCACCAAGCCGGCCGACGCCGTGCTGCCCGCCAGCGGCGCCGTGCCGTACCCGCCGGCCACGCGGGACCTGCACCACGAGGTCGAGCTGGTGGTGGCCCTGGGCGCCGCCGGGAGCGATATCGACCCGCTCGACGCCATGTCGCTCGTGTGGGGCTACGGGGTGGGCCTGGACCTGACCCGGCGCGACCTGCAGGCCGTGGCCAAGGATGCGGGCCGGCCCTGGGACATGGCGAAAGGCTTCGACGCCTCGGCACCGTGCAGCCCGCTCATTCCCGCGGCGCGGCTCGGCCATCCGCAGGATGCGCGCATCTGGCTGGAAGTGAACGGCGCGCTGCGCCAGGAGGGGAACCTGAACGAGATGATCTGGCCGATCGCGGACGTGATCGCCCATCTGTCGCGCCTAGTCACGCTGGCGCCCGGGGACCTGATCTATACCGGCACGCCGGCGGGCGTCGCGGCCTTGCAGCCGGGCGACCGGGTGCGCGGCGGCGTGGATGGGGTCACGGAGTTCGAATTATCTATAGCGTAGGGTGGACGGGTCTCCCGTCCGCGCGTTCGAATCACTTTCGAACGGATGTGCGGCTGACCTTCAACTGGTTGAACGCGCGGACGGCGAAGCCGTCCACCCTACGAAGGCCGGGCAGCGATCAGCGCTTCCATCTGCGCCAGCAGCCGCTCTCTCGCCGCATCGATCTGCGCCCCATTGGTCTTGCTAGAGAGCGCCGCGCGCTCCTTGCGGCCTAAAAAATACGCGACCCGCTCCGCATTCGCTCCCGACGGATGCGGCAACCCGTGCAGCACGCGCCCGGCGGCGATCACGCCTTCGCCGACCAGCCAGTCCAGCGTCTCGCTGACGCTGGCGCCCATCGGAATGTACAGCGCCTCCGGCAGCTGGCGCGCCTCCTCGGCGAACCAGCGCAGTACCTGCTCGCGCAGGAAGGCCTGGCGCAAGGGCGAGGGCGAGCCGCTGTAGTTCTTGCCGTCCACGAAGATCGGGTGGCGCAGGATCGCGCTCACCTGCACCAGGCCGGCATCCTCGCCGAACAGCGTGACGCAGCCGGCGATGCCGAGCCAGCGCTGCACGCCGATCGCATCGAGCAGGGCCACGAAGTTGGGCCGGATCGCGCCGCTGAAGGCGCCCGCCAGCCGCGCTGCGCGCAGCACCGTGGCGTCGTCGCTGCCGGCCGCCAGCTGGCGCTGCGCCTCGCGCATCGCGTTCTTCCATTGCGCGAAGCCGGGCGTGATGCCGGCGACCACGATGCGCGCCTGCGGGTGGATCGATTCGAAGGGAATGTAGTGGGCGCTGTAGCGTCCTTCGCGGCCCAGCAGGAAGGCCTCCGGGATCTGGGCGGGCGCCGCGACCTGCGCCAGGTCGAGGCTGCGGATCGCTTCGCGGTAGCGGGGAAAGAGCGGTTCTGGCATCGGGATCGGCGCTCGCTGAAAACCTTATGGTAGCGCAGGCCGGCACGGCAGCGCGAACGCATGCATGGCGGCGAAAACTGGTAGGCTATCTCCATCGATGGACGGCCGCACGACACATACAAACACGCGGCCCGGGACGGGGAGGATGCCATGGCCGACGTGGCGCTGATCACGGTGCACGGGATGGGGGAAACCCCGCCCACCTATGCCGACGCTCTGATGGACCGGCTGCGCGGGCAGTTGGGTAGCCTGGCGGGGCAGGTGGCGATGCGCTCCGTGTACTACCAGAAGATCCTGCAGGACAACCAGAACGCCATCTGGGAGATGACGCGGGAACGCGCCACGGTACGCTACCCGGACCTGCGCAAGTTCGTGCTGTTCGGCTTCGGCGACGCGGCCGGGCTCGAGAACCGCAAGGAGATTCCCGGCTCGGTCTACGAGCTGGCGCAGGGCGAGATCGCGCGCACCCTGCTGTCGGTGCACGCGCTGCGGCCCGGCATGCCGGTGGTGTTCGTGGCGCAGTCGCTCGGCTGTCAGGTCCTGTCGAGCTACATCTACGACGCCCAGAAGGCGGCCAGGGGCCAGCCGGTCGGCGCCGGGATCTGGCGCAACATCGATGCCTGGGCGGCTGCCAGCGTCGGGCGCGCCCTCACCGCGAGCGAAAAGACCTTCCTGGGGGCGGGCACCTGCGCGGCCCTGGTCACCACCGGCTGCAACATCCCGGTCTTCATCGCCGCCCACAAGATCATGCACATCATCCCGATCGAGCGCCCGACCTCGCTGTTCAAGTGGATCAATTTTTATGATCCGGACGACGTGCTGGGCTGGCCGCTGCAGCCGCTGCCGGGCGGCTACCGCGAACTGGTGGAAGACCGCGTCGTCAACGCCAGCGGCAGCGTGGCCAGCCTGCTGCTGCGCAGCTGGAACCCGCTCGCGCACAACAGCTACTGGGACGACGCCACGGTGATTACGGCCATCGCCGCCATGCTGCGCCGCTTGAGCGCTTAGGCCTGCGGCGTCAGCGAGAACAAGGTGCGGATGTCGCCCGCCACCGTGCCGCGTGCGTTGCGGATCGGCGGCTGGCGCAAGCCTTCCAGCTGCGCGCGCCGCTCGTCGTCGAGCAGGCCGAGCTGGTCGAGCACGGCGTACACCGCCGGGTGCAGGGCGCGGCTGTTGCCGTCCGCAATCTTGATCGCGATGCCCAGGCCCGCCGAGCGGATGCCGATCGCCTGCACCGCGTCGGCGCCGATCTTCGCCACCCAGTCGCCGCCGCCGGCGCTCATCCAGGCCAGGTCGGTGCGCGCCGTGCCCGAGACCATGTCGGGCCGCGCCGTCATCGCATCGAACAGCATGCCCATGGCGCCGCCCAGCTGCGCGTCGGCACTGCCTTGCGCGAGGCGCG from Massilia varians encodes:
- a CDS encoding porin codes for the protein MKKKSLAIAMLSLLPLAAAQAQTSVQIYGVADASVGIEDTDAPGEDSRTVISSGTQGTSRIGFRGTEDLGNGLKALFNIEAGYAIDTGAQDAAGLFQRRAVVGLQGSFGTVTIGREYGPIAAVAQSADPLGHAYYGSALTGFGNGRLTRRLSNSVNYKSNDLSGLTFLAAYSAGERQTNDPSGNLVGAAVEYKNGPLYLGAGYQQTERLATGDDKEYTFGAGYNFGVIDVRGVYMEADPTGANNEFKYISLGATYTAGPNKFHLTGHQQKLETGAKGNGISVAYSYAMSKRTNLYSSYSHLRNNGRAAFGLVSPGGSFAPPATALGADPSVFNVGVRHSF
- a CDS encoding aldose epimerase family protein translates to MRTGITQAPFGTLPNGEAITQFTLTNAGGMVARIIDFGGIITELHAPDRDGRLADVVLGFDTLAPYVSDSPYFGALIGRYGNRIAKGRFTLDGREVALPVNNGNNHLHGGVPGFDKVKWQATVEGDSLRLAYTSRDGEQGYPGTLQVTVVYALLDTGELVVRFHAVTDAPTPVNLTQHSYFNLAGGGDILGHVLGIDADAFVAIDEESIPTGALAPVEGTPFDFRTPRPIGSRIMDDDVQLRNGQGYDHCFALNKPHGKGMTLAARALEPHSGRVLELFTEEPGVQFYSGNFLDGSLTGKGQTYAYRSGFCLEPQHFPDSPNQPHFPNVILRPGEVYQTESRFRFSVDSAVDASARQA
- a CDS encoding serine hydrolase domain-containing protein; this translates as MRSVSIHAGEYRNALDDAIRGMMQSRQVPGLALVVVKDGKIVRAQGYGLANVEHGVPVTPDTVFQVASTGKTFTAALFLLLEKDGKLKLDDPISRYLDNTPTAWKGITIRHLLTHTSGLGDPYTKIDLRKDYTDEELIALEASMPLLSAPGERFAYSNAGYHLLGFIARRVGGKFFGDQLEERIFAPLGMKTAGVISEADIVPGRAAGYERIDGKLQNQRWVAPSLNRTADGTIALSARDLARWSMALDGEAVLDARAKEASWTPARLNDGSSGPYGLGWYLGSQNGHRVVQHGGAWQGFKAALQRYPDQRMTVVVLANSAAARQGKIADLAAAHYVPALATPRPPAIADRDPAGTDRARKAMEALLAGRIPEGLSASERGRYNQRWVTQIAAEFRDYGALRTVEVLARSSEGSGKQARYRFLFENETALMALHQDRDGLIERLGISLE
- a CDS encoding GlxA family transcriptional regulator; the protein is MSIPPDTHTGTGAGAGTSGIDIWLLVFPNFMLLDATGPIQVFSTANDEARDAGRAPPYRLHLVADGGGQLASSSGIAVMTAPLPSALPAGATLVVSGGKLADLPAEGSVLLDWVRQADSTTARTCGVCTGAFVLARAGLLAGRRAATHWQEVPDLRIQHPDLAVQDDAFTVRDGKYHTSAGISAGMDLALDLVEEDLGRAAALAVARRVVMFLKRPGGQRQFGSRMPPPGAEQGTCAILTAWLRPRLQQDIEVEDMAAACALSVRTLHRRLRQEAGITPAQLLARLRLDAACRLLERPGMTVKRAARDSGHGTEYNLRRAFSMQLGVLPSEYQARFA
- a CDS encoding GAF domain-containing protein, whose translation is MSNESSLSLLPEGSATLPGQAIERPWPIFPSVKPDSWPEGMQAIADLIVASQFPMAIAWGPELRLFYNDAYAALLGDEHPGAMGQPLPLVRPELWPRLQPFVMEALSGQPAQFENALLEFYRNGKLERRYFSSSITPVRHDGEIIGVYFVLSDCTSRVLAEQRHAFHLKLSDTLRGLVDAVHVMQAASRLTGEYLGVARVGYGEVDISGRLVSVERDWTDAGIASLAGESRELDSFGPAIIDQLRRGRTLRLDDVALDEHAAPYAAGYASIGARSMIIVPLIEEGRLAAIFYLHEQRARHWSDQEAALAEDVARHTREVVRRARVEESLRDEKRVLEMVNRTGQALASTLDLGTLLQAITDAGTELAGARFGAFFYSAEDEQGERLQLYTLSGALREDMERLGMPRAAGIFRPTFRGEGAIRSDDIGRDPRFAQLGPDRLAEAGLPPGHPAVRSYLAVPVVSRAGRVLGGLLFGHPEPGVFTERTERIIAGVAGQAAIAMDNARLYEVAQRSAQERDALLQSERAARVQAERLSHTKDEFLAMLAHELRNPLAPISSSASLLSMQFKDEPRIRQTSTIISRQVRHMSRLIDDLLDVSRVTRGLVKLKLDVVDFRDIVSGALDQARPLLEEKSHEVQLALPPGPVYVRGDQTRLVQSVTNILNNAAKYTQKGGRIALALDSGDGRMCLHISDNGSGMPPELLPNVFDLFTQGARTLARSQGGLGLGLTLVKRLVELHGGEVGAHSEGVGLGSRFTLALPCADAAPGAGAAAGPLQEERARLDRPLRLVLVDDNADAADSLSQLLGVQGYHTAVEYDARSALRRARAERPDAMLVDIGLPDIDGYHLAQQLRAMPETRDTVLVAITGYGQARDRERAIEAGFAHHLVKPVDMTALGRILESVGASAAQAALPATAA
- a CDS encoding fumarylacetoacetate hydrolase family protein, which encodes MSSYVITAPVQPSLAVAGSEERFPIRRVFCVGRNYGAHAREMGSDPDREPPFFFTKPADAVLPASGAVPYPPATRDLHHEVELVVALGAAGSDIDPLDAMSLVWGYGVGLDLTRRDLQAVAKDAGRPWDMAKGFDASAPCSPLIPAARLGHPQDARIWLEVNGALRQEGNLNEMIWPIADVIAHLSRLVTLAPGDLIYTGTPAGVAALQPGDRVRGGVDGVTEFELSIA